AGTTTCCGGCGTTTCTTCTTCTTCCATTTCTTTGCTTTTTCCACTCTTTATTTCTTTCCGACGCCGATGTTACCGGAAATTCGTCCGATCCCGGCCTAACTCTCTCCGCCGACTCTCTCTGCGCCCAGCTTATCGAGCCCAATGGTTATTTCTGCACTGAACACACTGTACTCTCTCTCCCTCCCTTTCTATTATTATTCTTGTCAAGGTTCTTTTGGCCGCTAAGAAACCGGGAAAAAATGATAATGAGGGAAAAATAGTAAAGGACTATTATGTTTTGAGCCATAAAAGAAGCAATCAAAGCAAAATATgcattttttgtttgtttttggaAGGGACTGCAGAGACGGAGTTTACCTTTCCTTTTCCCTCATTTTCGTTGTACCGATAGTGTCCTTAATTTATAGAATTTCTTCTGCTGTTTCTTTCATCCCCTTttcataaatttttaaagtttctttTTTAATGATTTGTAGAAAGTTTTCTGAAATCTGCTTACTTCAGTTCTTTAGGGTTCTCTAGTTAAATTTTGTTGCTTTCTTGTTTGGTAACTGAAATTGAAGTTTCCTTTTAATTTTGTGGTTTATTACTAATTTTCTTTCAGGTTCAAACTAAGGATGGCTATTTATTAGCTCTCCAACGCGTCTCATCTCGTTCTGGGGATCTTAAAGTTCAGCAAGGTCATCCTGTTCTGCTTCAGCATGGATTATTCATGGTAAATTCCCCatttaattgaaacaaaattttcaaataacaGAGTTATTTAGCTGTTATTATGTATCTTATTCATGTAAGGTCTTCTAATGTGTCTTGATCCTACCAGCTACTAGATATTGATTTACTTGTATGAAATTTCTCTTGTTCCTTTTTCCCCCTTTGTTTTTCCAGTGAAAATGCATGCTGAAagatgcctttttttttttttttttctaaaacaaaATCCTTGATCTAGTGATTGTTGCAATAAATAACAAAGCAAATGAGATTGTGTGCTTTCTGTTTGGAAGATTATATGTTATCTCTGTTTATATTCTCCAGGACTGTAATTTTGTATATGCATGTATTTGTTTTACGTTGATAGGATTTTATACTGATTTGATACTACTTTGATATACTAAACAGGCAGGTGATGCATGGTTTTTGGATTCCACTGAACAGTCGTTGGGCTTCATCCTTGCAGACCAGGGTTTTGATGTGTGGGTTGGAAATGTTCGTGGAACACGTTGGAGCCATGGACACATATCTTTATTAGATACAGACAAGGTAGGCGAACTCTATACAGAATGCCTCTTTCTCTTAGCTAGAATTCATCTTGCAATATTTATGGATTAGTTATTCTGTTTTTAATGTGGATAACTTAAACTACCTTAGACGTTGGTTGCATGAgtatcagttttttttttttttttatgcaaTTTGTGTGTCCAACTTAGTTGGCTGTGTGTGTTTTATGTGTTGACACCCACATGGCTTATTTTCAATGTTTGTGCATCTTTGTTTAGTGTACCACAAAATCCAGTTTCATAGCTTAGTATGCAATATGCTAGTTGTAACACCCTCTTCTccattattttctttcctttttccctcCTTAACAATGTAAGGGTTTCCTGGTGCATCTATATCCTAATATAATCTATGTCAAGGTTGACTGGTAGTATCTCATAGACTCGAAAACTATTGGCTTTTCTTGCAGGAATTTTGGGAGTGGAGTTGGCAGGAATTAGCTTTGTATGATCTTGCAGAAATGTTGCACTACATACACGCAATTACCAGCTCCAAAATCTTTATTGTTGGACATTCACAGGTCCTGCATGCATTATAATATACCTAGAGCATGGTTTTCCTGGCTTTTGCTGATTACCTTTTTAGGTTACTTATCCAATGCTTTTTAATGACAGGGCACAATAATGTCTTTGGCTGCTCTCACTCAGCCAGACATAGTGGAAATGGTTGAAGCTGCTGCTCTTTTGTCTCCAATATCTTATTTGGAACATGTCAGCGCTCCACTTGTACTTAGAATGGTTGCAATGCATCTGGATCAGGTATAACTTGTCATTATTGTTGTTTTACCTAGTAAAATCAGTTTTGGCCATTATGATGTTCTTAGACATTCTTTTCTGGCAGATGGTTCTTGCTTTGGGGTTACATCAATTGAATTTCAGAAGGTTGGCTAATACTTATATCATTTTAGCTTTTCTGTTTTTTCCCCATATCTATTTCCCTGTTATGAAGGTGTTGATTgactttttttaaatttagtgGTTTAATGgcattatatgtttttattttaactGCAGTGATGTGTTGGTTAACCTTGTGGATTCTTTATGTGATGACCACGTGGATTGTACTGATTTTCTAAGTTCTATAACAGGTTTTCTTCGCCTCTTCTATATTTACTCATACAGATACTAATATCGGTATAAATACACAAACGGATGTGCACCATTTTTGTTGGTTCAGTATGCTGTTTCATTTTATTGCTATTTTCTTTTTATGCAATGAACTGTATAAGTGATCTACCTTAAAGCTTTCAGGCTTGGTTAATATTTCCCATTCGATGCTTGACTTGAAAGTTGAAATTATGCCTTAAAAGTGGGTCTTTCGCTCTGCTTCAGATTTAATGTAGGATATTGTACTACATTTAGCTGAACAGAGAATTGCCCCTGGCAGGGTGTTAAAGTTTTGAAGCCatattttatatgaattataaaattatataaaatataatagaaGAGTGTATTCTTTTCCTGTCTTGAAGCTTGGAAGAGATGCCATTTGTTTTGCTAAGGTTGCATGAACTTTTAGCTTCAAGAGCAGCTTTTAAATTTTGACTTCATAAAAGTTACCAAGCACTCTGAAACTAAAAAATCTGACACCGATAATGAAAATATTTGAATCTTACTATTAAATTGGAAGGTGTTTGACAAGATGACATTGCAGGGCAAAATTGCTGCTTTAATAAAACTCGGATGAATTTCTATCTGGAATATGAGCCACACCCATCATCGGTGAAGAATTTACGCCATCTTTTCCAGAGTATGCTTCCATCTACCTTCTTTTATTTGCCTTTCATTTCTATTTCTCTGTTTGTTTAACCAACCCAATGGACTTGTGTCTTTACAAATTCCTCATTCTGGACTATATTAGCGTCTgaaatatgtatattacttttcAAGctgtaataatttttaattttctttcatttccGTTAGAATTCATTTGAATATATGTTAATGCTGTATGATTTCTTTTGCTAAAACTGTTGTCTTTTTTTTAAATGGCAGTGATCCGTCAGGGTACATTTTCCCAGTATGATTATGGAGTCCTGAAAAACTTACTGATATATGGACAGTTTAAACCGCCAGCATTTGATCTTAACAACATACCAAAGTCATTGCCAATATGGATGAGTTATGGAGGGAATGATGCCTTAGCAGATGCAACGGATGTGCAGCGCACTCTTGAGGAATTATCGTCAAAACCAGAGTTGCTTTATCTCGATAATTATGGTCACATAGACTTCCTTTTGAGCGTAAAAGCAAATAGAGACATATATGACCATATGATCGGGTTTTTCAGGTCGTTGGAAAAGTCAAGCAGTTATTAAAGACTCTGACTGCTTTCTATGTTCTGTCATATAACGTATAGGCTATAGTATTCAAATGTACTTAACTAATTGCTTGTGTGCATGTATATTGTAAAGTTCACCCCTATTTCCTCTCATATTACTTCATGATCAATAAGATCTAAGAAAGATGGTTTATTATGAGCCTTGAAATATTGGTGAAAGGACCAGCTAGAAATTGGGCCCGGGGTGGGGGGGGGGGTGGCGGATTGCTTCTTATCTTTTAATTGTAGTATATTGTGCAGACACTGGTAATTTAACCCATTTCCTTGGAATGGATGTTGAGGCAAGTCGTTTTGACAGGGGTGGCAAGCTTGGTTGAAGATACCATCATTGTTGGAGCGAGCCTGCAGAGCGAAGAAACCTTGGCAGAAGTTATGACAGAAGATCGAAGTTATAATCTAACTGCGGATCTCAGAAGTGTTTTCTTTGTTAAGGACAGTTTGTTACATTAGAAGAGCATGGAGCGAGGGGCAACCTCGGAACGGCCGAAGTTCATGTGCTTCATTCATCTCCAAGGTTGGCATAATAGATTTTTTTTTCCCCCTATGTATGCCTTCAATGGAATGTGGGTTCCATTCAGTCCCATATTTATATTGTTATTTTGATATGTAAAGAGAAACTGATTTCATTTGTTTCtacttatttttattagatttgaaTTATAGCATAATATTGATTGCATCAAATTCAGTTCTCTTCTTTCTAATTGCTTTGCATCTTTCTTCCAACGCGATGCTTGgatagaaattactaaaatacagAAAATGAAGGCTTTtaggaaagaaaaataagaaaattatacTTCATATACTCTTGCTTGGATAACCTAACTATTTGAAAGTCAAAAAAATaaagcaatttaatccttatattatttaaaatttaaaagtgagAAGAAACACAATTGAAATCGGCATtagttaatttttcatttttgaaataggcattagttaattttatttatgcataacatgtgtttaataacgatttgttgaattttaaaaattcgtaaaaattcatataatagtaaaaaaattgAAACTCCTAACATTATAaagggttttaaaattttaataaaaaattcatagttttgaagaaaatattaaaatattataaaaataaaaaaatcatataatatttaAAGAATATTTTAAGATTCTAAAAGAAAATCGAAatgttgaaaaaaataaaaatattaattttaaatatttttcgatTAATATTTACTTTAAAAATGATTTTCCATCAATATTCTGTACAAATAATCATTTTCCGCAGGAGattttgttaaaattattaatactTATAAGATACAATTTATAAAAAGGATTTtccttaaattttatatatatatatatatatatatatatatcaattaagTCTCTCCTAAATTTTTACTCTCAATTAAATCTTTAACTTATAATTTAGCTTGTTGACTAACATAGGTTGTTAGTTTCTAATGGGACCATCGACATGACCGATAATGGTCACTAAGTTAGCAAATGGAAGTTGACATGGTTATCCatataaaaaaagaaattaaaataaaagtaattattttaaaatatttacaaattgaAGTTTAGAATCAACCTGCTGCctaatttcatttgaatttgtacacttaattatttataatattttgaaatgataaaatttatatttataaaaatattattaaaaattataaaattatttaaattataaaaaattaaaaatcataaaagtgTTCaccttttagttttttttttaacaaattttaagtttaatatatactttttaaaaaatcataaaagagCAATCGTTAGCCACTAAATTAGATTCTTTAAATGTATCACATTTCAATGTAAAAGAAGATAAATATTATGGTAGTCGATATCGTGGTATGTATCATTTTGATTTTAAATCAATATAAAGTAATTTATATTCGATTCAGTTAAAATTTCGATGTGTTTTGACTATTTTGACTTATTTCAATTAATACCGActgttaatttttgtatttttgaaatttagaaatttttattaatttttatcttttttcaattaaataaatgcaATGCATACCTATTAACTGACTTTGGAAGAAGACATTATTTTTGTTAGAGAATCACTTTGAAAATAGTACAAAAACtgattaaagaaaaacaaaagaatgTTAACTATTATATTTGATTAAATGGTGAAGAGAGAAAAGAAGTGAGAGAAGATACAAAGCAGTCAGAAGCAGGTACGAAAACTACGTTGGAGGGCACTTGGTGCCGACAACTTAGGCATTTGCCCCAAGAAGAAACAATTGCAGAATAACTAAAATAGCCTCCTTTGCTTAAGTCTTGCAGAGATATGCACTTGACTATACAAGCTAAGAAAGAGAGGAAGAGGGAAAAGAAATGAATCTACATTGTAGTCACTTGTTTTACACTGCCCCGTCCACTTACTTATGTCCCTCTCCAGGGCTGGGACCAGATTTCTCAACTTCAATGCTTTGAAGATTATTGTATCTGTGTCCAACACCCAAGCTTGGCCCTGAAACCTTCACAGCATGAAGAAACATCCCTTTAAATCTACCCTTTTGAATCTTTTTACTACCATTGCTGTACTGCCACTTTGAATCCCTCAATAGTCCCCTTGCCTCTGCTCCAGGTTTCATGGAACTCAACAGGAGAGAAAGAAGAAGcaaaaatgaaatgatgaatgatttTCGTATCTTCATAACTTCTGAAACTAGTGTTCTTAAGTCTGAATCTTTCCCAAATAAGAATGATTGTCAGATTCTCTATTTATAGTATTTAAGCTGTTGTTGGCATTTGATACTAGTGGTGGCCTTGTTTATTTGACTATATACATAGGGCAATGCCAGTACAAATGTAAGAATCAACCATGTGTCAATTTCAATTTCAGGATGTGCCGCCATCGGCTTAGGTTCAATGGCAGTGAACTTATAAATCAGTTTGGTCTGCAATAATGGCACAAATGAATCTGAGTCAAAATGGGGAACTTTGTTCTCAAAGAATCAAATTATTACACTCAGATTACGTGCTCCGCTCCCCTTTAAGATAAGGGTTGGAACCGGTCACAAGGTATCAGTCTCTATCACCACATTTACAAGGTCTTTCTCATGATTTCTGTGTCCTTGGGGCTGCGTCTTTATGGTTCATGGTGAAACCTAGCAAGTCTATGTTCGAATCACTGCAATAAGAAATTATCATTCCCGGATGTCCTTCACTCCTTTGTACCTAAAAGATTCCAACTTGGTCTTATTTTGGCTTGAATATTAGGCAGTTTTGGCGACAGTAGCGTTCAAATAGTGGTTTCACACAACCTCTAAATATTCGATCTTTACTCGTAAAAATGAAGCACATTTTGTGACTAATTATTTACCTCACCTCTAATAAAAGAATTACCCGCTGTTGTCAGTTGTGAACATTACCTTCAAAACTTCCCTGTTATTGATGAAATCCAGATTGTGGTTTTGTAGACTTTTACATTTGTCCTTTTTGCAGACACTATTTGTAGGCGTAGACTTGAGAAATGGTGCACAATCACAAGTTTTCCTTCCATCTCGTTAGTGAAATTGCCAAAGAGACCCCACAAAAAGAGAAAAGTCTGCTACTTCCGCCAGCTGTTCAGTATCCATCTTTCCAGGAAGCACGGACACGGCTCATCTCGTATTAGTGTTGTATGTGTGTTCGACATAGACACGTGTCGAACACgcctagatatatatatatatatatatataaaaggattaCATACGGTCCTGACACGATCACAATACATGTGTCTAAACACGGAGACGGTCACAATAGATAGAGGCCCTAGATTGAAAAACTACAGTTGATGAGAGTGAAAGGGGAAGAAgagttttagaattttttttcccCTGTAAGATTCTTTTTCCTGGAAGGAAATGAAAGGTTTTTTAAGCCTGAAAGTTTTAAGGTTTTCGTTAAAAGAGatgaaagattttttttttcttagatAAATTTGAAGCTTTTTTCATTTATTATTGTGGACAGCCCAAAGTCCTATCTTAAGCTATTTGTAAATTAACTTAAAATACTGAGTTGgatataaagttttaaattttgttcgaaaagaataaaaataaaataaatattaaaaagtaaATAGCTTATTTGAGAAAAATTTTTTGTCTTCGCTGCACGTTACCATTTTTAacatttcaatttcatccttatgttttttttgcttatttcccattttaatatttttatatatattttttattattgtattCGTGTcctcatttttaaaaaattattatgtcATTGTGTTGGTATTGTGTCGTACGCTTATTACGTGTTTGTTTCCGTCTTCATAGTTATTTCTCCTTTCAAATTCCATTTCCTTTAAATATACTTGTATTTAACAGCCTGACGCTGACATGCAGATAATTGACCCATCACCCCTAAAGGATGAGCAcgaatttagtccttaaaccacAACATTAATTAAGCTTTCGAATTTCAATGCAAATATAATCCCAATTCGGGGGcacaaagaaattaaaattattttcggGTTTGAATCAGACTCCTTATTCTTCTCACAGATGTCGAAAGGGCACATTGGTCCCTTATATTGGTGAACATGGCTGCGATGAAAATGGTGCCTTGTCAGTAAAGGCACCAAAACTCTCATACTGTTTCCTGACAGATGGCGAGGAGACCTATCCACCGTCCAATCCTGGCAACATGCTATCTTCATGTGATCAGCGAGCTCTTTTAAGAGTTCAGCCCATTTGGTTTCTATATAATAATAGGAGATATAAGTAGAAATCAACAAAAGTTGATGGATTATATATTGGGCAAAACTGGAACTGTATGCTTTGAGCTAACATGAATATGGTTTGACAATTGAAGTCTGCCTTAAATACCGTATGAAAACAAGGGATCTTTAatgatattgattgaaattaatcACCGTTAGCTTGGGGAGTTTAAATATTGGAAACGCTCAAAAGAAATCTAACGTATTGGTCATCGAAGCTTTCGTAAAATCTGATGTTGATTTCTCTGTCGTTATGCAGAAACAAAGGGTTTTGGCCGCTAAATGCATTTGTGAAATTGAGTGAGCAATTGTGTAATCCCCCATACAGTGTTAAGATTAAACAGTGGAATTAGTTTGCCATATATATTACGTGAAAGTTAAACCAAAGTAGGAGGATATATGTCATTTTCAAAACTAAGTGGAGGATGCACAGCTAACCAGCTATGAAATCATTCAACTTATCATGAATTTTGGACATTTAAGCATGGTTGCCGCTATTCGACTTCTGTTTCCACTCAAACTTGCTTTGTCAAAACTTTTACTGTTCTATGGTTACACTTGATATCAATCTATATTTTTTCATGATTTATTTAAAAGTTTAACGATTATGGATAGAAATAACAATTATATAGAAATATAATCATCAAATTGACTCTAAACTGTGATTTATTGACGGGTGTTTATCATTTTTAGAATTTAGGTTCGAATCTTAattgtataaaaaattatattaaattattgaacttactaattttaaaatttaactatatttatacaaatttatatatatatatatatatatatatatatatataaacaaataaGTCTTTggttgaaatgataaaattatatcatTATGAACTTTAATGACCCAAGTTTAAATCTCATCATGCTTTATTTAtaagaataaatataaataactaTAAAAGTTCAAATTTCTCTTTTCAAAGTTAATAGAATATTATATTCTAATTTATCACGAAATTCctcattatttattattcattaaaACTCAAATATGAAAACTGATTAACTATTAACTATTATTCAAACAATACAATCAAAGGTtccagaattttttttttttattaagacTTGAGTTTGTGGCATCAAGCTCGAGGTATGAGTAATGATATTGCACATGATCATGTTCACAAATCTATGGCAAATATGTGAGAGAATATGGTTGTAATTATAAATAGCAATAACTTGAGATTGAAGCATCACAACTCACTACTCAATTTTCAATAAGAAAAAGCATCGTAATTTGAGATAGGAAATCGATAATAAATATGGAGCTCATCACGTCTTAAAAACACTTGCATATTAagggtgtttttttttttctttatgtgTTGAATATCCTTAAATGAAGCTTGATGATCCAAATGATAGAATTAGAGAATTTTACCAAAATACTGCTCTCTGTTTGGTCATTACAATAAGTCAAAAAGATTTAGGAACCCGTCTTTTCTTGGTTGAAAATTATTACAGGGAAATTAAATTAGAAGGAAACTATACCTATGTCTGTTGCCTTTTGTAGAAACTCTCTGACTTCCCATTTTGCAAAAAATTTTGGTGCCATTAAATTCTAAAAGGTATGATGGACTTCATTTTTATCAACTTTACCAAACAACAGTggcaaaattagaaattttttaaaagattaaaattaaattataatttttataataataaaatataattttactagtttaatagtctatatcattataatttttaaaaattaaattaaattttcataaaattaaaagtataatttcacttttatttatttaaaattttaaaaaaacctaATTAAAAAATTTCCTATTTTAGGACATCCAACCCCTTCCAGCCCCTAACTACATCCAACAATAAAGGTTGATTTGTGGAATAGAGGTTGGTCGCTCTCTTCAATAATTTGTTTTAAGTTTATGGAGGCGACCAAATACCAAGACCCTGGTCCTAATCTTATTCTTACGATATCTAATACAACAAAAATGCCAATGATCTTATATAACAAATATGTCAAATTTTGCTATGACTCTCTCTATTTTGTATAAGTTGTGAATTTAgttcatatattttaattttgttaattttaattttgtacttttgaattggtcaatcataattcatgtact
This window of the Gossypium arboreum isolate Shixiya-1 chromosome 12, ASM2569848v2, whole genome shotgun sequence genome carries:
- the LOC108476575 gene encoding triacylglycerol lipase 1, yielding MDKFPAFLLLPFLCFFHSLFLSDADVTGNSSDPGLTLSADSLCAQLIEPNGYFCTEHTVQTKDGYLLALQRVSSRSGDLKVQQGHPVLLQHGLFMAGDAWFLDSTEQSLGFILADQGFDVWVGNVRGTRWSHGHISLLDTDKEFWEWSWQELALYDLAEMLHYIHAITSSKIFIVGHSQGTIMSLAALTQPDIVEMVEAAALLSPISYLEHVSAPLVLRMVAMHLDQMVLALGLHQLNFRSDVLVNLVDSLCDDHVDCTDFLSSITGQNCCFNKTRMNFYLEYEPHPSSVKNLRHLFQMIRQGTFSQYDYGVLKNLLIYGQFKPPAFDLNNIPKSLPIWMSYGGNDALADATDVQRTLEELSSKPELLYLDNYGHIDFLLSVKANRDIYDHMIGFFRSLEKSSSY